Proteins from a genomic interval of Toxotes jaculatrix isolate fToxJac2 chromosome 5, fToxJac2.pri, whole genome shotgun sequence:
- the hps5 gene encoding Hermansky-Pudlak syndrome 5 protein, with product MSLIPVVPDGHSHVLAEFDCLDPLLSALRLDSGRIKCTCLAVSRKWLALGTSAGGLHLIQREGWKQRIILTHKEGSIAQVACCPHDEDFIAVATSQGLVVVWELQVERRGRPERVSVSWEHRGHAITALCWDTNTLRVFVGDSGGKVSVLRAGSSKLGKGSAFVIFPVQTVTTVDSRVVQLGYQDGRLLVSSLSRCYLCDTEREKFWRVGNKERDGEYGACFFPQNKGLLVGQPPLLYCARPGSRIWEANFNGEVVSTHQFKQPLGCPPLPLITYRNEPHYNPVQRNPQSIAFPKLLYLGDQNLLTWTDSAIYVFTPQNGQVLLWTEVKDLVDIAVYRSELFCLHGSGRLSHLSLLSAERCVERLLRRESWPLSAAVCCMFQHTITTSRARKCIPIDRVEHLKSQLSSTTHLELIGQLEEVIAKLEPLDSASSSRRSSISSHESFNVLDCGIYRVISRRGSQSDEETSSLINQSTSEEERLKEFSFVQEEDQVDQDPQSGERLEAERSEQGLQFHLPLSFRPKPPRIALQAVKDSVSSFVKKTTEKINTLQMNSELWQRPEFREGGQSEMSVTTAPYSEEMENEVYDEVPNTEADMQELRSATERTISQIQDPLVLLDPACLRETLLEWLPVLERILGPAELRPAAVSDSNVDGPVEERLEMHYLSSCSEQLEDSSCSSGEAAEGEEAKDESYEVGEQEHQCNSTEKVSDVSNGSNPEPVRVVSPKPVPPDILANLTQLATLYTELSCFRNQENGQALKCTTFLRRYFFLLDQERVRRMCLLCYQEQPEVQGSFTDAMLDFTQSSKVVEVIQRGDLLRSLRSLRELRPWSTPLLLAHLHRLYEKHGEAAVRSFSQFYPTITPADVMTMAQQSHFLAYLDNLVQSRTEEHRLSFLQSLLEPESLRQDWLELALTHDAPQRCDTLTPDGQPRWHSHCFSWGYGRLLSLLIRLPADLSSKQKMAEMCRSHGYWTGYLYLCCELQRRTEAFSTICQLGDISLLEEPEGVEPQTLDEWKLLFQLSQKCSSVVESEQVAGVNGSSWSNGSEDCGGKISVENLTLMLARTVGPDQALAVLEECGVQLVLSPHSKLVCELLRVTEKRQRAMIQTMLERCDRFLWSQHA from the exons ATGTCTCTGATACCTGTTGTGCCTGACGGCCACAGTCATGTACTGGCAGAGTTTGACTGCCTCGATCCACTTCTGTCTGCACTACGTTTGGACTCCGGCAGGATCAAG tgtaCATGTTTGGCAGTGTCGAGGAAGTGGCTGGCTCTGGGAACATCAGCAGGGGGGTTGCACCTGATTCAAAGGGAGGGATGGAAACAAAGGATCATCCTCACTCACAAG gagggATCTATTGCTCAGGTGGCGTGTTGCCCTCATGATGAGGATTTTATTGCTGTTGCAACAAG TCAGGGTCTGGTGGTCGTGTGGGAGCTGCAGGTTGAGCGGCGGGGTCGTCCAGAGAGAGTCAGTGTGTCCTGGGAGCACAGAGGTCACGCCATAACTGCGCTCTGctgggacacaaacacactcagagtttttgttgGGGACTCGGGAGGCAAGGTGTCCGTTCTGCGTGCAGGATCCTCCAAGCTGGGCAAG GGGTCAGCGTTCGTTATCTTCCCTGTTCAGACCGTCACCACTGTCGACTCCAGAGTGGTTCAGCTTGGGTACCAAGATGGCCGCCTGCTTGTGTCCTCCCTAAGCCGCTGCTacctctgtgacacagagag GGAGAAGTTCTGGCGTGTTGGAAACAAGGAGCGTGATGGGGAGTACGGAGCTTGTTTTTTCCCTCAGAACAAGGGATTATTAGTTGGTCAGCCACCCCTGCTGTATTGTGCCCGGCCAGGGTCTCGAATATGGGAGGCCAATTTTAATGGCGAGGTTGTGAGCACCCATCAGTTCAAACAGCCACTGGGCTGTCCTCCTCTACCTCTCATCACTTACAG AAATGAGCCACATTACAACCCAGTCCAGAGGAACCCCCAGTCAATTGCCTTCCCTAAACTTCTTTATCTGGG agATCAGAACCTGCTGACCTGGACTGATTCAGCCATTTATGTCTTCACACCTCAGAATGGACAAGTGCTTCTGTGGACTGAAGTCAAAG ACTTGGTTGATATCGCAGTCTACCGCAGCGAACTCTTTTGTCTCCATGGCAGCGGACGTCTGTCCCACCTCTCCCTGTTATCTGCAGAGCGCTGTGTTGAGCGTCTGCTGCGCAGGGAGTCCTggcctctgtctgctgctgtctgctgtatGTTTCAGCACACAATCACCACCAGCAGG GCCAGAAAATGCATTCCCATCGACCGCGTTGAACATCTCAAGTCCCAGCTCAGCTCCACCACACACCTGGAGCTTATTGGCCAGCTGGAGGAAGTCATCGCTAAACTAGAGCCTCTGGACTCCGCCTCCAGCAGCCGCAGAAGCAGCATCTCCTCACAT GAGAGCTTCAACGTTCTGGACTGTGGAATCTATCGCGTGATCAGCCGCAGAGGAAGCCAGTCAGATGAGGAGACGAGCTCCCTCATCAATCAGTCCAcgtcagaggaggagaggctcAAAGAGTTCAGTTTTGTGCAGGAGGAAGATCAGGTGGATCAAG ATCCACAGAGCGGTGAGCGTCTGGAGGCTGAGCGATCTGAGCAAGGCCTGCAGTTCCACCTTCCCCTCTCATTCCGCCCCAAACCCCCTCGCATTGCACTGCAGGCCGTCAAAGACAG TGTGTCTAGTTTTGTTAAGAAGACAACAGAGAAGATCAACACCCTGCAGATGAACTCTGAACTCTGGCAGAGGCCTGAATTCAGAGAGGGCGGACAGTCCGAAATGTCGGTCACCACAGCTCCATACtcagaagaaatggaaaacGA AGTTTACGATGAAGTGCCGAACACAGAGGCTGACATGCAGGAACTTCGATCAGCAACAGAACGAACTAT ATCCCAGATCCAAGATCCTTTGGTGCTTCTAGATCCAGCTTGCCTGAGAGAAACTCTGCTGGAGTGGCTGCCGGTGCTGGAGCGAATACTCGGACCTGCAGAGCTCAGgccagctgctgtcagtgattCAAACGTAGATGGACCAGTAGAGGAGAGACTCGAGATGCATTATCTGAGCTCCTGCTCAGAGCAGCTAGAGGACTCTTCCTGCTCATcaggagaagcagcagaaggTGAGGAGGCGAAAGATGAGTCCTATGAAGTCGGAGAACAAGAGCACCAGTGTAACTCCACAGAGAAGGTGTCTGATGTTTCAAATGGGAGCAATCCAGAGCCTGTGCGAGTGGTGTCCCCCAAACCTGTACCACCAGATATCCTGGCTAATCTCACCCAGCTGGCCACATTATacacagagctgagctgctTCAGAAACCAGGAGAATGGACAAGCATTGAAGTGCACAACTTTCCTGCGGCGTTACTTCTTTCTGCTGGATCAAGAGCGTGTTAGAAGaatgtgtctgctgtgttaCCAGGAGCAGCCAGAGGTGCAGGGCTCCTTCACTGATGCAATGCTAG ATTTCACTCAGTCCAGTAAGGTGGTGGAGGTTATTCAGAGAGGTGATTTACTGAGATCTCTGCGCAGTCTGCGAGAGCTGCGGCCCTGGAGCACACCTCTTCTCCTCGCTCACTTACACAG GCTATATGAGAAGCATGGGGAGGCAGCTGTACGCTCATTTTCCCAGTTCTATCCTACAATAACTCCTGCTGATGTAATGACCATGGCTCAACAAAGCCATTTCCTGGCCTACCTGGATAATCTGGTCCAATCACGAACTGAGGAGCACAG GCTGTCATTTTTGCAGTCCCTTCTTGAACCAGAATCACTGAGACAGGACTGGCTGGAGTTGGCACTTACCCACGATGCTCCTCAGCGCTGTGACACCCTAACCCCAGATGGACAGCCCAG GTGGCATTCGCATTGTTTCAGCTGGGGTTACGGACGCCTCCTGTCTCTGCTGATTCGTCTTCCTGCAGACCTGTCCTCCAAGCAGAAGATGGCAGAGATGTGCCGCAGTCACGG GTACTGGACGGGCTACCTCTACctctgctgtgagctgcagcgTCGCACAGAGGCGTTCTCCACCATCTGTCAGCTGGGTGACATCAGCCTGCTGGAGGAACCTGAAg GTGTTGAGCCCCAGACGTTGGATGAGTGGAAGCTCTTGTTCCAGTTGTCTCAGAAGTGCAGCAGTGTGGTGGAGTCTGAGCAGGTCGCAGGTGTGAACGGGAGCAGCTGGTCCAACGGTTCAGAAGACTGCGGAGGAAAGATCAGCGTGGAGAACCTGACCCTGATGCTGGCTCGGACGGTCGGACCCGACCAAGCTCTGGCTGTCCTGGAGGAGTGTGGGGTGCAGCTGGTCCTTTCCCCTCACTCCAAACTGGTCTGTGAACTCCTGAGAGTCACAGAGAAGAGGCAGAG GGCGATGATCCAGACGATGCTCGAGCGCTGCGATCGGTTCCTGTGGTCTCAGCATGCCTAA
- the gtf2h1 gene encoding general transcription factor IIH subunit 1 codes for MASLSEEVLLVVKKVRQRKQDGTLYLMAERIAWSPEGKDRFTVSHLYADIRCQKISPDGKAKVQLQLVLHTGESTTFHFANESSALKDREAAKELLQQLLPKFKKKANKELEEKNRMLQEDPVLFQLYKDLVVSQVISAEEFWANRLGGVNNSDPALYNNKQEVGISGAFLADIRPQTDGCNGLRYNLTADIIESIFRTYPAVKQKYSENVPHNLTEKEFWTRFFQSHYFHRDRINTGTQDIFSECAKQDEKGLKSMVVQGVKNPLVDLLSLEDKTLDEGYGISTTLPSTSNANRTVKESSNYAIIKRFNHHSAMVLAAGSRKGETPTDQASETSSTDGNSRDSDFFQPPVKKVKLQEAIEYEDLQRENRQKTVALNLKKSDRYAHGPVPLQSQQYTTSQDIINSVNYIRHEMANYKPSLGQVLSSTAATSAIAALSPGGVLMQAGAQQAINQMIPTEVQGELKHLYVAAGELLRHFWSCFPVNTPFLEEKVMKMKSNLERFQMTKLCPFQEKIQRQYLSTNLTGHLEEMLQTAYNKFHVWQTRRMMRKT; via the exons ATGGCATCGCTATCAgaggaggtgctgctggtggtgaaAAAGGTTCGCCAGAGGAAGCAGGACGGCACACTTTATCTGATGGCTGAACGTATAGCCTGGAGTCCAGAGGGCAAGGACCGCTTCACCGTCAGCCACCTATACGCAGATATTCGCT GTCAGAAGATCAGCCCAGATGGTAAAGCCAAAGTTCAGCTCCAGCTGGTCCTTCACACCGGCGAGAGTACCACATTCCACTTTGCCAATGAGAGCAGTGCACTCAAAGACCGAGAGGCTGCTAAGGAACTTCTGCAGCAGCTACTGCCCAAGTTCAAGAAGAAAGCCAACAAGGAACtagaggagaaaaacag GATGCTTCAAGAAGATCCAGTGCTTTTCCAGCTGTACAAAGATCTTGTGGTGAGCCAGGTGATCAGTGCTGAGGAGTTCTGGGCCAACAGGTTAGGGGGTGTAAACAACTCAGACCCTGCGCtatacaacaacaaacaggaagttGGTATATCTGGAGCCTTTCTG GCAGACATTAGACCTCAGACAGATGGCTGCAATGGCTTGAGATATAATCTGACAGCTGACATTATTGAGTCCATCTTCAGAACATACCC TGCAGTGAAGCAGAAGTATAGTGAAAATGTGCCTCATAACCTGACGGAGAAGGAGTTCTGGACCCGCTTTTTCCAGTCCCATTATTTTCACAGAGACCGCATCAACACAGGAACACAGGATATCTTCTCAGAGTGTGCCAAGCAGGATGAAAAGG GATTAAAGTCGATGGTGGTTCAAGGAGTGAAGAATCCTTTGGTTGACCTCCTGTCGTTAGAGGATAAAACATTAGATGAG GGTTATGGAATTAGCACAACACTGCCCTCAACTTCCAACGCAAACAGGACAGTGAAGGAGAGCAGCAACTATGCCATTATAAAGAGGTTCAACCATCACAGTGCCATGGTCCTTGCAGCAGGCTCACGCAAGGG GGAAACACCAACTGACCAAGCTAGTGAGACAAGCAGCACAGATGGAAACTCGAGGGATTCTGACTTCTTTCAACCTCCTGTAAAGAAG GTAAAATTACAAGAAGCCATAGAATATGAGGATCTGCAAagggaaaacagacaaaaaacagtCGCACTGAACCTCAAGAAGTCTGACAG GTATGCTCATGGTCCCGTGCCACTTCAGTCCCAACAGTATACGACAAGCCAGGATATCATCAACTCTGTCAACTACATCCGGCATGAGATGGCCAATTACAAACCCAGCCTCGGTCAG GTGTTGTCCAGCACAGCAGCTACTTCTGCCATTGCAGCGCTTTCTCCTGGGGGTGTCCTCATGCAGGCAGGAGCACAGCAAGCCATAAACC agatgATACCCACTGAGGTTCAAGGAGAGTTGAAGCATCTTTATGTAGCTGCTGGAGAGTTATTGAGACATTTCTGGTCCTGTTTTCCTGTAAACACGCCATTTTTGGAGGAGAAG GTGATGAAAATGAAGTCAAACCTCGAGAGATTTCAGATGACCAAGCTTTGTCCTTTTCAGGAGAAGATACAGCGCCAGTACTTAAGTACAAAT CTCACAGGACACTTGGAGGAGATGTTGCAGACAGCCTACAACAAGTTCCACGTCTGGCAAACCCGTCGGATGATGAGGAAAACCTGA